The proteins below are encoded in one region of Takifugu rubripes chromosome 1, fTakRub1.2, whole genome shotgun sequence:
- the zgc:172182 gene encoding coiled-coil domain-containing protein 89 isoform X2 — MNQCVSGTLASGETLHCLSVDNAGENPQLETNPPTDLIPHGPEDEPHGSLQIAIVDLECQLRYTQKELESEKKRTQTCKERFMELAKNHRAIILFMHEYKKQNVQLKVENKELQLENKTLFSKKVEEKEAIIQKLLEENEQLREQYTNKEKEYQENIAHSQSKAEEQANEHQAKEAGLLAHLESAQNEQRNAVHKCKELELKLRNMEEEHVVKEANLRETVTHLTKDNGRLSNLSVERMQMIQEKDKEIQKLGKKWKYEKECRMQAEERFQTEAEEVNVNDKVMSLQAALNESTVKYATFQKDFEAFREHSNKLLTQERETNHSNMPYR, encoded by the exons ATGAATCAGTGTGTTTCAGGCACACTAGCATCAGGAGAGACGCTTCATTGTCTTTCTGTGGACAATGCAGGGGAGAATCCACAGCTCGAGACCAATCCACCGACAGATCTGATCCCTCATGGGCCAGAGGATGAGCCCCACGGGTCGCTCCAGATAGCCATCGTGGACCTGGAGTGTCAACTGAGATACACCCAGAAAGAATTAGAGAGTGAGAAAAAGAGAACACAGACCTGCAAGGAGAGATTCATGGAACTGGCGAAGAACCACCGAGCAATTATTTTGTTCATGCATGAGTACAAAAAACAGAATGTCCAGTTAAAGGTGGAAAACAAGGAGCTACaattggaaaacaaaacactcTTTTCGAAAAAAGTAGAGGAAAAGGAAGCAATAATACAAAAACTGTTGGAAGAAAACGAACAGCTGAGAGAGCAGTACACAAATAAGGAAAAGGAATATCA GGAGAACATTGCGCATTCTCAGTCCAAAGCCGAGGAACAAGCAAACGAGCATCAAGCAAAAGAGGCTGGGCTACTCGCTCATTTAGAAAGCGCTCAGAATGAGCAGAGAAATGCGGTTCACAAGTGTAAAG AACTGGAGCTGAAGCTCCGAAACATGGAAGAAGAGCACGTTGTGAAAGAAGCTAACCTGAGAGAGACTGTTACACATCTGACCAAAGACAATGGCAGACTCTCGAATCTGTCAGTGGAAAGAATGCAAATGATCCAG gagaaagacaaagaaatccaaaagctggggaaaaaatggaaatatgaGAAGGAATGCCGAATGCAAGCAGAGGAAAG gttccaaacagaagcagaagaagtgAACGTAAATGATAAAGTCATGTCCCTCCAGGCTGCCCTCAATGAATCCACAGTGAAATATGCCACCTTCCAAAAG GATTTTGAGGCCTTCAGAGAGCACAGCAACAAACTTCTCACTCAAGAAAGAGA AACAAATCATTCCAATATGCCGTACAGATGA
- the zgc:172182 gene encoding coiled-coil domain-containing protein 89 isoform X1, with translation MNQCVSGTLASGETLHCLSVDNAGENPQLETNPPTDLIPHGPEDEPHGSLQIAIVDLECQLRYTQKELESEKKRTQTCKERFMELAKNHRAIILFMHEYKKQNVQLKVENKELQLENKTLFSKKVEEKEAIIQKLLEENEQLREQYTNKEKEYQENIAHSQSKAEEQANEHQAKEAGLLAHLESAQNEQRNAVHKCKELELKLRNMEEEHVVKEANLRETVTHLTKDNGRLSNLSVERMQMIQEKDKEIQKLGKKWKYEKECRMQAEERFQTEAEEVNVNDKVMSLQAALNESTVKYATFQKDFEAFREHSNKLLTQERELNKTLRHLAL, from the exons ATGAATCAGTGTGTTTCAGGCACACTAGCATCAGGAGAGACGCTTCATTGTCTTTCTGTGGACAATGCAGGGGAGAATCCACAGCTCGAGACCAATCCACCGACAGATCTGATCCCTCATGGGCCAGAGGATGAGCCCCACGGGTCGCTCCAGATAGCCATCGTGGACCTGGAGTGTCAACTGAGATACACCCAGAAAGAATTAGAGAGTGAGAAAAAGAGAACACAGACCTGCAAGGAGAGATTCATGGAACTGGCGAAGAACCACCGAGCAATTATTTTGTTCATGCATGAGTACAAAAAACAGAATGTCCAGTTAAAGGTGGAAAACAAGGAGCTACaattggaaaacaaaacactcTTTTCGAAAAAAGTAGAGGAAAAGGAAGCAATAATACAAAAACTGTTGGAAGAAAACGAACAGCTGAGAGAGCAGTACACAAATAAGGAAAAGGAATATCA GGAGAACATTGCGCATTCTCAGTCCAAAGCCGAGGAACAAGCAAACGAGCATCAAGCAAAAGAGGCTGGGCTACTCGCTCATTTAGAAAGCGCTCAGAATGAGCAGAGAAATGCGGTTCACAAGTGTAAAG AACTGGAGCTGAAGCTCCGAAACATGGAAGAAGAGCACGTTGTGAAAGAAGCTAACCTGAGAGAGACTGTTACACATCTGACCAAAGACAATGGCAGACTCTCGAATCTGTCAGTGGAAAGAATGCAAATGATCCAG gagaaagacaaagaaatccaaaagctggggaaaaaatggaaatatgaGAAGGAATGCCGAATGCAAGCAGAGGAAAG gttccaaacagaagcagaagaagtgAACGTAAATGATAAAGTCATGTCCCTCCAGGCTGCCCTCAATGAATCCACAGTGAAATATGCCACCTTCCAAAAG GATTTTGAGGCCTTCAGAGAGCACAGCAACAAACTTCTCACTCAAGAAAGAGAGTTAAATAAGACACTTCGCCACTTGGCCCTCTAA